A region from the Nasonia vitripennis strain AsymCx unplaced genomic scaffold, Nvit_psr_1.1 unplaced0244, whole genome shotgun sequence genome encodes:
- the LOC116418340 gene encoding LOW QUALITY PROTEIN: replication factor A protein 2-like (The sequence of the model RefSeq protein was modified relative to this genomic sequence to represent the inferred CDS: substituted 4 bases at 4 genomic stop codons), whose translation MSWNNFDNSTAAEGGFMNTTVNDSTAGEDKTNLKRGQNCVPVMIAHLVRYGEKLTVWGTPVRVVTFVGLLRTIKPTSTKVSFEFSDDTSNISGRKWSEGDSANXSLTKVNSYARVHGMIRDQGVDHYVLTVNMXPMDHLMKLLSHHMEVTLMSFQENSMVNKVANNDHSMGNQSVXNGSVNNSNANSGLKXQQQMVLDIIENSDPEFGAERDQIKTAMAPNIPPQMVDEILEFLSAEEI comes from the exons ATGTCGTGGAACAACTTTGACAATTCGACGGCGGCCGAGGGCGGCTTTATGAACACGACGGTGAACGATTCCACCGCTGGCGAGGACAAAACCAACCTGAAACGCGGCCAGAACTGCGTACCTGTGATGATAGCACACCTAGTGCGATACGGCGAGAAGCTCACCGTCTGGGGCACTCCTGTCAGGGTCGTCACCTTCGTCGGCCTCCTCCGCACAATCAAGCCCACCAGCACTAAGGTCTCCTTCGAATTCTCCGACGACACCAGTAA CATATCAGGACGGAAGTGGTCGGAGGGCGATTCAGCCAACTAGTCTCTAACGAAAGTTAATTCATATGCCAGGGTGCATGGGATGATCAGGGACCAGGGTGTAGATCACTACGTCCTCACTGTCAATATGTAGCCTATGGACCATCTCATGAAATTGCTGTCACATCATATGGAGGTGACACTTATGAGTTTTCAGGAAAATAGCATGGTTAACAAAGTAGCCAACAATGACCACTCTATGGGCAATCAGTCAGTGTAAAATGGATCGGTTAATAATAGCAACGCAAACTCTGGTCTCAAATGACAACAGCAGATGGTACTGGATATCATTGAGAATAGTGATCCAGAGTTTGGGGCTGAGAGGGATCAGATTAAGACTGCAATGGCTCCAAATATTCCTCCTCAAATGGTGGACGAGATTCTGGAATTTCTGTCTGCTGAAg agatataa